A genomic window from Blastococcus saxobsidens DD2 includes:
- a CDS encoding RNHCP domain-containing protein translates to MTAPRARSRRAENTGFPCVHCAAPVPASTDGHYRNHCPYCLWSLHVDELPGDRASECRRPMEPVGLVEKSGKGWQVVHRCTACGHRQPNRLVRDGDAPDDLDLVLSLPWL, encoded by the coding sequence GTGACCGCACCGCGCGCCCGCTCCCGGCGGGCGGAGAACACCGGCTTCCCGTGCGTGCACTGCGCTGCACCGGTGCCGGCGAGCACCGACGGGCACTACCGCAACCACTGCCCGTACTGCCTGTGGTCGCTGCACGTCGATGAGCTCCCCGGCGACCGCGCCAGCGAGTGCCGCCGGCCCATGGAGCCGGTCGGGCTGGTGGAGAAGTCGGGCAAGGGCTGGCAGGTGGTCCACCGCTGCACGGCGTGCGGCCACCGCCAGCCCAATCGGCTGGTGCGTGACGGAGACGCGCCGGACGACCTCGACCTGGTGCTCTCGCTGCCCTGGTTGTAG
- the greA gene encoding transcription elongation factor GreA, which yields MSTPTDEHDGIWLTQDAYDRLKAELDQLVANRPAMSAEINARREEGDLKENGGYHAAKEEQGKQEGRIRQLTDLLRKARVGEPPTTATDAALGTVITIKFAGDDDTEKFLLGSREIAGTTELTVYSPESALGSAIMGAAPGTSVTYQAPNGRDITVEVVAVEPFVP from the coding sequence GTGTCCACCCCCACTGACGAGCACGACGGCATCTGGCTGACCCAGGACGCCTACGACCGGCTGAAGGCCGAGCTCGACCAGCTGGTGGCGAACCGCCCGGCCATGTCCGCCGAGATCAACGCCCGCCGCGAGGAGGGTGACCTCAAGGAGAACGGTGGCTACCACGCCGCCAAGGAGGAACAGGGCAAGCAGGAGGGGCGGATCCGCCAGCTCACCGACCTGCTGCGCAAGGCCCGCGTGGGCGAGCCGCCCACCACGGCCACGGACGCCGCCCTCGGCACGGTCATCACGATCAAGTTCGCCGGGGACGACGACACCGAGAAGTTCCTGCTGGGTTCCCGCGAGATCGCCGGCACCACCGAGCTGACCGTCTACTCCCCCGAGTCGGCCCTCGGCTCGGCGATCATGGGCGCCGCGCCGGGCACCTCGGTGACCTACCAGGCCCCGAACGGCCGGGACATCACCGTCGAGGTCGTCGCGGTCGAGCCGTTCGTCCCCTGA
- the mca gene encoding mycothiol conjugate amidase Mca, with translation MTHPDQLRLLAVHAHPDDESSKGAATMAKYVAEGVRVMVATATGGERGSVLNPAMDRPEVWERLPQIRVEEMARAREILGVEQEFLGFVDSGLPEGDPLPPLPEGCFALLPVEEAAAPLVALIRRFKPQVITTYDERGGYPHPDHIKTHEISVHAFEAAGDPDRYPELGEPWQPSKLYYHMSFTLPRTKALHEAILATGAESPYAEWLQKWDPAHDISHRVTTRVPCGEYFAVRDAALIAHATQIDPLGRWFACPVDTQQQVWPTEDYELARSLVDTTTPEDDLFAGIRSEVTVR, from the coding sequence GTGACCCACCCCGACCAGCTGCGCCTGCTCGCCGTGCACGCTCATCCGGACGACGAGTCGAGCAAGGGCGCCGCCACGATGGCGAAGTACGTCGCCGAAGGCGTCCGCGTGATGGTGGCCACCGCCACCGGTGGCGAGCGCGGCTCGGTGCTGAACCCGGCGATGGACCGTCCCGAGGTGTGGGAACGGTTGCCGCAGATCCGCGTCGAGGAGATGGCGCGGGCCCGGGAGATCCTCGGCGTCGAGCAGGAGTTCCTCGGCTTCGTCGACTCCGGGCTGCCCGAGGGGGACCCGCTGCCGCCGCTACCCGAGGGCTGCTTCGCGCTGCTGCCGGTCGAGGAGGCCGCGGCGCCGCTGGTCGCGCTGATCCGCCGGTTCAAGCCCCAGGTGATCACCACCTACGACGAGCGCGGCGGGTACCCGCACCCGGACCACATCAAGACCCACGAGATCTCGGTGCACGCCTTCGAGGCGGCCGGCGATCCGGACCGGTACCCGGAGCTGGGTGAGCCCTGGCAGCCGAGCAAGCTCTACTACCACATGAGCTTCACGCTGCCTCGCACCAAGGCGCTGCACGAGGCGATCCTCGCGACCGGTGCGGAGTCGCCGTACGCCGAGTGGCTGCAGAAGTGGGACCCGGCCCACGACATCTCGCACCGGGTCACCACCCGCGTCCCGTGCGGGGAGTACTTCGCGGTGCGTGACGCCGCGCTGATCGCGCACGCCACCCAGATCGACCCGCTCGGCCGGTGGTTCGCCTGCCCGGTGGACACCCAGCAGCAGGTGTGGCCCACCGAGGACTACGAGCTCGCCCGCTCCCTGGTCGACACCACCACCCCGGAGGACGACCTGTTCGCCGGCATCCGCAGCGAGGTGACCGTCCGATGA
- a CDS encoding discoidin domain-containing protein produces MTPLLRRLLLLPVAVVVLAACADPAAPTSAGREVLPAEEVFVETPVVEPDASGTSATLRVSTDIDMACAVVFGRDESLGDGIATDADMGGGAHAEHQAVMRGLEPDTEYFYRVQGSGADGNLYRSELMSFRTPPADGPTAPGANAALGAEVVDVSSEFSDAFAAAGAVDGNLGSEWSSAGDGDDASITLDLGRPVDVVGVALRSRSMSDGTAVIETFTVTVDGGETYGPFDAGTTAVVNEADFTGQVLRIDAEATSGGNTGAAEIELYEAP; encoded by the coding sequence GTGACCCCCCTCCTCCGTCGGCTCCTGCTGCTGCCCGTCGCCGTCGTCGTCCTGGCCGCCTGTGCCGATCCCGCGGCTCCCACGTCCGCCGGCCGAGAGGTACTCCCCGCGGAGGAGGTCTTCGTCGAGACGCCGGTCGTGGAGCCCGATGCGTCGGGTACGTCGGCGACGCTGCGGGTCTCGACCGACATCGACATGGCCTGCGCGGTGGTCTTCGGGCGCGACGAGTCCCTCGGGGACGGGATCGCCACGGACGCCGACATGGGCGGTGGCGCCCACGCCGAGCACCAGGCGGTCATGCGCGGGTTGGAGCCCGACACCGAGTACTTCTACCGGGTGCAGGGGTCCGGCGCCGACGGCAACCTCTACCGCAGCGAGCTGATGAGCTTCCGGACACCTCCCGCGGACGGCCCCACGGCTCCCGGTGCGAACGCGGCTCTCGGTGCCGAGGTCGTCGACGTCAGTTCTGAGTTCTCGGACGCGTTCGCCGCCGCCGGCGCCGTGGACGGGAACCTCGGCTCGGAGTGGTCCAGTGCGGGTGACGGCGACGACGCGTCGATCACTCTCGACCTGGGCCGCCCGGTCGACGTGGTGGGGGTGGCGCTGCGCAGCCGGTCGATGAGCGACGGCACGGCGGTGATCGAGACCTTCACCGTGACCGTCGACGGCGGCGAGACCTACGGCCCGTTCGACGCCGGCACGACGGCCGTGGTCAACGAGGCCGACTTCACCGGCCAGGTGCTCAGGATCGACGCGGAGGCGACGAGTGGCGGGAACACCGGTGCCGCGGAGATCGAGCTCTACGAGGCGCCGTGA
- a CDS encoding TVP38/TMEM64 family protein: MTPVSRAGTRPPRSADGGSSVQQAGAGGSTQSVWVRLTVLVLVVALAAVVALLVGLPDEQQLRAGVAAVGPVAPALFVLLYAVATLAPLPKNVLSVAAGLLFGLVAGVALVLLAALAGALAAFLLGRALGRDAVERITRGRTARVDALFRRRGLLAVLGVRLVPVLPFTAINYAAGLTTVGLRDYLIGTALGIIPGTVAYVALGAYGTSPGSWPFVVAVLVLVALTAGGATAVHRYRRRGTAAASGRLEAGPAERSR; encoded by the coding sequence GTGACCCCCGTGTCGCGGGCCGGGACACGCCCACCCCGATCCGCCGACGGCGGCAGCTCCGTTCAGCAGGCCGGGGCCGGCGGCAGCACCCAGTCGGTGTGGGTCCGGCTGACCGTCCTCGTTCTCGTCGTGGCGCTGGCGGCGGTGGTGGCGCTCCTCGTCGGGCTCCCCGATGAGCAGCAGCTGCGCGCGGGCGTCGCCGCCGTGGGACCCGTGGCTCCCGCGCTGTTCGTCCTGCTGTACGCGGTAGCGACCCTCGCGCCGCTGCCGAAGAACGTGCTCAGCGTGGCGGCCGGCCTGCTGTTCGGACTCGTCGCGGGAGTCGCCCTCGTCCTCCTTGCCGCGCTGGCGGGCGCCCTCGCCGCCTTCCTCCTGGGACGGGCGCTGGGCCGGGACGCCGTCGAACGGATCACCCGCGGGCGGACGGCGCGCGTCGATGCGCTGTTCCGCCGTCGTGGACTGCTGGCGGTGCTCGGCGTGCGGCTGGTGCCCGTGCTGCCCTTCACCGCCATCAACTACGCGGCTGGACTGACCACCGTCGGCCTCCGGGACTACCTGATCGGCACCGCGCTCGGCATCATCCCGGGCACCGTGGCCTACGTGGCTCTCGGCGCGTACGGGACGTCACCGGGGTCGTGGCCGTTCGTCGTAGCAGTCCTGGTCCTGGTCGCACTGACCGCCGGGGGTGCGACCGCCGTCCACCGTTACCGGCGCCGCGGGACGGCGGCGGCCTCCGGCCGCCTCGAGGCCGGCCCCGCTGAGAGGTCCAGGTAG
- a CDS encoding DUF427 domain-containing protein has translation MSLTLGTGPLARPSTGQLNADLWSVAPEHALYLHPVQERIRGVLGGRTVVDTTGALLLHETGLLPRWYLPEADVASGLLHPSATRTTCPFKGEARYWHLEVGGHRVEDAAWSYPDPVPGCPALAGFVSFYLERLDAWYVEEEELLGHPRDPFHRVDARRSSRHVVVRVGGQVVADTRTPVGVFETGLPVRWYVPEADVHDGVLEQSDTTSVCPYKGVASYEHVTVDGRRYDDVAWCYREPLLEALPAAGHRSFDGDGVEVEVEVST, from the coding sequence ATGTCGCTGACTCTCGGCACCGGTCCCCTCGCCCGGCCCTCGACCGGGCAGCTCAATGCCGACCTCTGGTCGGTGGCTCCGGAGCACGCGCTCTACCTGCATCCGGTCCAGGAGCGCATCCGTGGCGTACTCGGCGGGCGCACCGTCGTGGACACCACCGGCGCCCTGCTGCTGCACGAGACCGGGCTGCTCCCGCGCTGGTACCTCCCCGAGGCGGACGTGGCCTCCGGTCTGCTGCACCCGAGCGCCACCCGCACGACCTGCCCGTTCAAGGGGGAGGCCCGCTACTGGCACCTGGAGGTGGGCGGCCACCGGGTGGAGGACGCCGCCTGGTCCTACCCCGACCCGGTGCCCGGATGTCCGGCGCTGGCCGGGTTCGTCTCCTTCTACCTGGAACGGCTGGATGCCTGGTACGTCGAGGAGGAGGAGCTGCTCGGTCATCCGCGCGACCCGTTCCACCGCGTCGACGCCCGGCGCTCCTCCCGCCACGTCGTCGTCCGCGTCGGCGGGCAGGTGGTCGCCGACACCCGCACACCGGTGGGGGTCTTCGAGACCGGCCTGCCGGTGCGCTGGTACGTCCCGGAGGCCGACGTGCACGACGGCGTGCTGGAGCAGAGCGACACCACCTCGGTCTGCCCGTACAAGGGGGTGGCGAGCTACGAGCACGTGACCGTCGACGGCCGGCGGTACGACGACGTGGCGTGGTGCTACCGGGAGCCCCTGCTGGAGGCTCTCCCGGCGGCCGGCCACCGCTCGTTCGACGGGGACGGCGTGGAGGTGGAGGTGGAGGTCAGTACCTGA
- a CDS encoding alpha/beta fold hydrolase, translating into MNGLGGHLHEDLLDGEPIRWLENGEGSPVILLHGIPTSPRLWRHVLPLITGRSLALEMTGYGSSIPAGEGRDLGLSAQADRLLRWLDMVGVEAPVLVGHDLGGGVAQIAATRAPGRFSGIVLTNAVCYDSWPIPSVKAMGRAAPVLRYLPETALYPSFVQLIHRGHDDRARALESLGVHWQHYVTHGAARSLMRQVSALRVEDTIAISDQLPSLGLPARVVWGEADQFQKVEYGRRLAADLGTTLQPIPGGKHFTPEDHPEVIAAAVNELLSPPPGDTAPAPGDARGH; encoded by the coding sequence GTGAACGGGCTCGGCGGGCACCTGCACGAGGACCTCCTCGACGGCGAACCGATCCGCTGGCTCGAGAACGGCGAGGGCTCCCCCGTCATCCTCCTGCACGGCATCCCGACCTCGCCCCGGCTGTGGCGGCACGTCCTGCCGTTGATCACCGGCCGCTCGCTGGCGCTGGAGATGACCGGCTACGGCAGCTCCATCCCCGCCGGCGAGGGCCGCGATCTCGGCCTGTCCGCCCAGGCCGACCGGCTGCTGCGCTGGCTCGACATGGTCGGCGTCGAGGCGCCGGTCCTCGTCGGGCACGACCTCGGTGGTGGCGTGGCCCAGATCGCCGCGACCCGGGCGCCCGGCCGGTTCTCCGGGATCGTGCTCACCAACGCGGTCTGCTACGACTCCTGGCCCATCCCCAGCGTGAAGGCCATGGGCCGCGCCGCGCCGGTCCTGCGGTACCTGCCGGAGACCGCCCTCTACCCCTCGTTCGTCCAGCTGATCCACCGCGGTCACGACGACCGGGCACGGGCGCTGGAGTCCCTCGGCGTGCACTGGCAGCACTACGTCACCCACGGCGCCGCCCGCAGCCTCATGCGCCAGGTCAGCGCGCTGCGCGTGGAGGACACGATCGCCATCAGTGACCAGCTGCCCTCCCTCGGCCTGCCCGCCCGCGTGGTGTGGGGCGAAGCCGACCAGTTCCAGAAGGTCGAGTACGGCCGCCGTCTCGCCGCCGACCTCGGCACGACGCTGCAGCCCATCCCCGGCGGCAAGCACTTCACCCCCGAAGACCATCCGGAGGTCATCGCCGCCGCCGTCAACGAGCTGCTCTCCCCGCCGCCGGGGGACACCGCGCCGGCACCGGGGGACGCTCGTGGGCACTGA
- a CDS encoding vitamin K epoxide reductase family protein: protein MSDDLRRGSGSFLEQRRRVAGLTSLASAALGVVGLYQFGLLRRVPELSLPFLDADAVDASGEAYQQLKTPDAAIGLLSAGATLALAGMGDRNRARTMPWIPLALAAKTAADAGGGIYLFIEQVTKHRKVCSWCTVAAVAQVATLPLALPEARAALRQLRGRS, encoded by the coding sequence GTGAGTGACGACCTGCGGCGGGGCAGCGGCAGCTTCCTGGAACAGCGACGTCGGGTGGCGGGGCTGACCTCGCTGGCCTCGGCCGCGCTGGGTGTGGTCGGTCTCTACCAGTTCGGGCTGCTGCGCCGGGTGCCGGAGCTTTCCCTGCCGTTCCTGGACGCCGACGCCGTCGACGCCTCCGGCGAGGCCTACCAGCAGCTGAAGACGCCGGATGCCGCGATCGGCCTGCTGAGCGCCGGGGCCACCCTGGCGCTGGCCGGCATGGGCGACCGCAACCGCGCCCGGACGATGCCGTGGATACCGCTGGCGCTGGCCGCGAAGACCGCGGCGGACGCCGGCGGCGGCATCTACCTGTTCATCGAGCAGGTGACCAAACACCGCAAGGTCTGCTCCTGGTGCACCGTCGCCGCGGTGGCCCAGGTCGCCACCCTCCCGCTGGCCCTGCCCGAGGCACGCGCCGCCCTCCGCCAGCTGCGGGGCCGGTCGTGA
- a CDS encoding formate/nitrite transporter family protein, with protein MSVAPSPDQVYERATAEGRRRLSLSALDQVSTGFIAGVTIIFGIVALGVVEALVAPPSGSGVGSLAGALAFAIGLVFLVVGRSELFTEDFFDPVAAAIEERGRRVWARLLRLWGITLVLNLVGGALLVALLTVDGALPEGAAHALSRVAEEIAGKGWSATLARAVLAGALITLLSYMLNAVDTVAARILVTYLVGFFLALGPFDHVVVSALHLLFGIWLDGAVGYGALATNLGLSTLGNLLGGLLLVTLTHTAQVKS; from the coding sequence ATGAGCGTGGCCCCGTCGCCTGACCAGGTCTACGAGCGGGCGACGGCCGAGGGTCGACGCAGGCTGTCGCTCTCGGCGCTCGATCAGGTCTCGACCGGGTTCATCGCCGGGGTCACGATCATCTTCGGCATCGTCGCCCTCGGCGTCGTCGAGGCCCTGGTGGCCCCCCCGTCCGGGTCGGGTGTCGGCAGCCTGGCCGGCGCGCTGGCGTTCGCCATCGGTCTGGTGTTTCTCGTGGTGGGGCGGTCGGAGCTGTTCACCGAGGACTTCTTCGACCCCGTCGCCGCCGCCATCGAGGAACGCGGTCGGCGCGTCTGGGCCCGGCTGCTGCGCCTGTGGGGCATCACTCTCGTGCTGAACCTGGTCGGTGGGGCGCTCCTCGTCGCCCTGCTGACGGTCGACGGTGCGCTGCCCGAGGGGGCGGCGCACGCGCTCTCGCGCGTGGCCGAGGAGATCGCGGGCAAGGGCTGGTCCGCGACCCTGGCGCGCGCCGTCCTCGCCGGAGCGCTCATCACGCTGCTCTCCTACATGCTCAACGCGGTCGACACCGTGGCGGCGCGCATCCTGGTGACCTACCTGGTCGGCTTCTTCCTGGCCCTCGGCCCGTTCGACCACGTCGTGGTGTCCGCACTGCACCTGCTGTTCGGGATCTGGCTGGACGGCGCGGTCGGCTACGGCGCCCTCGCCACGAACCTGGGTCTGTCCACGCTCGGAAACCTGCTGGGCGGCTTGCTGCTCGTGACTCTGACGCACACCGCGCAGGTCAAGAGCTAG
- a CDS encoding geranylgeranyl reductase family protein, which produces MTVPAAPLATDVLVVGAGPAGSAAAAWAARAGHDVVLADAATFPRDKTCGDGLTPRAIAELDHLGLGEWARSRARNRGLRAAGFGREWELPWPGGGFPDHGSAVPRTELDARIRQAAVGAGAQPVDGARAVDVERDGDRVAGVVFEHADERRSTVACRKLVVADGVRSPLGRILGREWHRNTAYGVAARGYVSSGRADDEWISSHLELRGGEGELLSGYGWVFPLGAEAGEVNIGVGTLATSRRPAGVQLKALLETYTAARREEWRLDGDVRLPASALLPMGGAVSGVAGRNWALIGDAAGCVNPLNGEGIDYGLETGRTLAGMLEEEDWAAAWPATLRRHYGEAFSIARRLAGLLTVPRFLPAAGPVGMRSRALMTVALRVMGNLVTDEDRDLTARLWRTAGRLSVRLDDRPPFPAADLRRG; this is translated from the coding sequence GTGACCGTCCCTGCCGCGCCGCTCGCGACCGACGTCCTCGTGGTCGGTGCCGGGCCCGCAGGGTCCGCTGCCGCCGCGTGGGCGGCTCGCGCGGGCCACGACGTCGTGCTGGCCGACGCCGCGACCTTCCCGCGCGACAAGACTTGCGGCGACGGGCTGACGCCCCGGGCGATCGCCGAGCTCGACCACCTGGGGCTGGGGGAGTGGGCGCGGTCGAGGGCGCGCAACCGCGGGCTGCGTGCCGCCGGTTTCGGCCGCGAGTGGGAGCTGCCCTGGCCCGGCGGTGGGTTCCCCGACCACGGCAGCGCCGTACCGCGCACCGAGCTCGACGCCCGGATCCGGCAGGCCGCCGTCGGTGCCGGCGCGCAGCCGGTGGACGGCGCCCGGGCCGTCGACGTGGAACGGGACGGCGACCGGGTCGCCGGTGTGGTGTTCGAGCACGCCGACGAGCGCCGCTCGACCGTCGCCTGCCGGAAGCTCGTCGTCGCGGACGGCGTCCGTTCGCCACTGGGCCGGATCCTGGGCCGCGAATGGCACCGCAACACCGCCTACGGGGTCGCCGCCCGGGGGTACGTGTCCTCTGGCCGCGCCGACGACGAGTGGATCTCCTCGCACCTGGAGCTGCGTGGCGGCGAGGGCGAGCTGCTGTCGGGCTACGGCTGGGTGTTCCCGCTCGGCGCGGAGGCCGGCGAGGTGAACATCGGGGTGGGCACGCTGGCCACTTCGCGCCGCCCGGCGGGGGTGCAGCTCAAGGCGCTGCTGGAGACCTACACCGCGGCCCGGCGCGAGGAGTGGCGGCTCGACGGCGACGTCCGGCTCCCGGCCTCGGCGCTGCTGCCCATGGGCGGTGCGGTGTCCGGCGTGGCCGGCCGGAACTGGGCGCTGATCGGTGACGCCGCCGGCTGCGTGAACCCGCTGAACGGCGAGGGCATCGACTACGGACTGGAGACCGGTCGCACCCTCGCCGGGATGCTCGAGGAAGAGGACTGGGCGGCGGCCTGGCCGGCCACTCTGCGGCGGCACTACGGGGAGGCGTTCTCCATCGCCCGGCGGCTGGCCGGGCTGCTCACCGTGCCCCGCTTCCTCCCGGCCGCCGGGCCGGTCGGCATGCGCTCCCGGGCGCTGATGACCGTGGCCCTGCGTGTCATGGGCAATCTGGTCACCGACGAGGACCGCGACCTCACCGCCCGCCTCTGGCGCACCGCGGGGCGGCTGTCGGTCCGGCTGGACGATCGCCCGCCGTTCCCGGCCGCCGACCTCCGCCGCGGCTGA
- a CDS encoding SIMPL domain-containing protein — MQARRVLALLAMPTILTATACAAPGAAAAPAPSPAVGASAAGAGVQVAGVGTAVGVPDLLRVMLAVEATAPTVEQALEDADAAARRVLDTLAARGVAERDVQSVDLQLHPRFRPDGEQQDGYVARQTLSVTLRDLAEAGATIGAAVEAGGEAARLQGLSFALEDDTALRAQARAEAFADARRVAEQYAELAGRELGPVLSIDEQVGAAGPGPMPLDEAADVGSVPLAPGASEVTVTAHVRWALE, encoded by the coding sequence GTGCAGGCACGCCGAGTCCTCGCCCTGCTGGCTATGCCGACGATTCTCACCGCGACGGCCTGCGCCGCCCCGGGAGCGGCGGCGGCGCCCGCCCCGTCCCCGGCCGTCGGCGCGTCGGCCGCCGGCGCCGGGGTGCAGGTGGCGGGGGTCGGCACGGCCGTCGGCGTCCCGGACCTCCTGCGCGTCATGCTGGCCGTGGAGGCCACGGCGCCGACGGTGGAGCAGGCGCTCGAGGATGCCGACGCCGCGGCCCGCCGGGTGCTGGACACGCTGGCCGCCCGCGGGGTGGCCGAGCGGGACGTGCAGTCGGTCGACCTGCAGCTGCACCCCCGGTTCAGGCCGGACGGCGAGCAGCAGGACGGCTACGTCGCCCGGCAGACCCTCTCGGTGACGCTGCGCGACCTCGCCGAGGCCGGTGCGACGATCGGCGCCGCCGTCGAGGCCGGTGGGGAGGCCGCGCGGCTGCAGGGCCTCTCCTTCGCGCTCGAGGACGACACGGCCCTGCGCGCGCAGGCACGTGCGGAGGCCTTCGCCGACGCCCGCCGGGTCGCCGAGCAGTACGCGGAGCTGGCCGGCCGGGAGCTCGGCCCCGTTCTCTCGATCGACGAGCAGGTCGGCGCCGCCGGGCCGGGCCCCATGCCGCTGGACGAGGCAGCCGACGTCGGGTCGGTCCCGCTCGCGCCCGGCGCCAGCGAGGTCACGGTCACCGCCCACGTGCGGTGGGCGCTGGAGTGA
- the trhA gene encoding PAQR family membrane homeostasis protein TrhA — protein sequence MSLSPHDRPRVRVEADGAELEAPAGQAAATVVAEGEQIEHSWVAADFDDDDWDHPDTRPRMRGWLHLFSFFGAIIAGAVLIPLAAAQGARAGWPVAVYCLTILGLFGISALYHRRRWSPRGWKIMKRLDHSMIFLFIAGTYTPFALLAVDQPTGMWILAGVWLGALAGVTLKMTWPTAPRWVGVPLYIGLGWVAVFILTDILQIAGVASLVLLAVGGLLYTVGGIAYGIKKPNPWPGTFGYHEVFHAMTVVAAICHYIAVYFAVYNSPFVG from the coding sequence ATGAGCCTGTCGCCCCACGATCGCCCACGCGTCCGGGTGGAAGCCGACGGCGCCGAGCTCGAGGCTCCCGCCGGCCAGGCCGCGGCCACCGTCGTCGCAGAGGGCGAGCAGATCGAGCACTCCTGGGTGGCCGCCGACTTCGACGACGACGACTGGGACCACCCCGACACCCGTCCGCGCATGCGTGGCTGGCTGCACCTGTTCTCGTTCTTCGGCGCGATCATCGCCGGTGCGGTGCTCATCCCGCTGGCCGCCGCGCAAGGGGCGCGGGCCGGCTGGCCGGTGGCGGTCTACTGCCTGACCATCCTCGGGCTCTTCGGCATCAGCGCGCTCTACCACCGGCGCCGCTGGTCACCGCGGGGCTGGAAGATCATGAAGCGGCTCGACCACTCGATGATCTTCCTGTTCATCGCGGGCACGTACACACCGTTCGCCCTCCTGGCGGTCGACCAGCCGACCGGCATGTGGATCCTGGCCGGCGTCTGGCTCGGCGCCCTGGCCGGCGTCACCCTGAAGATGACCTGGCCGACCGCGCCCCGCTGGGTCGGGGTCCCGCTGTACATCGGCCTCGGCTGGGTCGCGGTCTTCATCCTCACCGACATCCTGCAGATCGCCGGCGTCGCCTCGCTCGTGCTCCTCGCGGTCGGCGGACTGCTCTACACCGTCGGCGGGATCGCCTACGGCATCAAGAAGCCCAACCCGTGGCCCGGCACGTTCGGCTACCACGAGGTCTTCCACGCCATGACCGTCGTCGCGGCGATCTGCCACTACATCGCCGTCTACTTCGCCGTGTACAACAGCCCGTTCGTCGGCTGA
- a CDS encoding isoprenyl transferase: MGVRRRVRDALIQVYERRLARALVDADVPRHVGVIMDGNRRWARAIGLEDVAHGHRRGADKIADLLSWCDDAGVQVVTLFMLSTDNLRRPEPELSALLRIIEGVAVDLSRPGRRWRVRQMGAPELLPPETVTVLKQAEEDTCDRAGATVNLAVGYGGRREIADAVRSLLAEHAERGTSLAELVEVLDVEHIADHLYTRGQPDPDLVIRTSGEQRMSGFLLWQTANAEFHFTDVYWPDFRRVDFLRALRDYSARHRRFGE, from the coding sequence GTGGGGGTGCGTCGGCGGGTCCGAGACGCGCTGATCCAGGTCTACGAGCGGCGGCTGGCAAGGGCGCTGGTCGACGCGGACGTGCCGCGGCACGTCGGGGTCATCATGGACGGCAACCGGCGGTGGGCCCGTGCCATCGGCCTCGAGGACGTGGCGCACGGTCACCGCCGCGGCGCGGACAAGATCGCCGACCTGCTGAGCTGGTGCGACGACGCCGGCGTGCAGGTGGTCACCCTCTTCATGCTGTCCACGGACAACCTGCGCCGCCCGGAACCCGAGCTGAGCGCGCTGCTGCGGATCATCGAGGGCGTCGCCGTCGACCTGTCCCGCCCCGGTCGCCGCTGGCGGGTGCGGCAGATGGGCGCCCCCGAGCTGCTGCCGCCGGAGACCGTCACCGTCCTCAAGCAGGCCGAGGAGGACACCTGTGACCGCGCGGGTGCGACGGTGAACCTCGCCGTCGGCTACGGCGGCCGGCGGGAGATCGCCGACGCCGTCCGTTCGCTCCTCGCCGAGCACGCGGAGCGGGGCACCTCCCTGGCGGAGCTGGTGGAGGTGCTCGACGTCGAGCACATCGCCGATCACCTCTACACCCGCGGCCAGCCCGACCCGGACCTGGTCATCCGGACCAGCGGCGAGCAGCGCATGTCGGGCTTCCTGCTGTGGCAGACGGCGAATGCGGAGTTCCACTTCACCGACGTCTACTGGCCGGACTTCCGGCGGGTCGACTTCCTGCGCGCGCTGCGCGATTACTCAGCCAGACACCGCCGCTTCGGGGAGTAG